The Streptomyces tendae genome has a window encoding:
- the nrtL gene encoding ArgS-related anticodon-binding protein NrtL, with protein sequence MTPVELSRTVLHAVRRAVDEGELAVTVPERVVVTPPGPGGCGDYATNVALQLARPAGQPAPQVAALLRSRLLHADGISDVVVTGPGFLNISLGGAASVEVVAEVLRCGGRYGHGDSFTGQGVVRLVAAREVRAVVQLDAMARILRSQGALVHAECAGPLQAEWGSVLGVHVDGVCGENAEVGVRPVPAPSDPLPLGRDAARWALLHPAPHDRPRIGDEHLVQRESNPLFRVRYAHARSRALVRNAADLGFTGEPGVVADQPALCQTLADHPRVLAATAAHRAPDRLARYLVAVADALAPLLPAVLPLGEEKPSAVHRARLALAEAAGTVLAGGLSLLGIEAPEHL encoded by the coding sequence GTGACCCCCGTCGAGCTCTCCCGCACCGTGCTGCACGCGGTGCGCCGTGCCGTCGACGAGGGGGAACTCGCCGTCACCGTGCCCGAGCGGGTCGTCGTCACGCCCCCCGGGCCCGGAGGATGCGGCGACTACGCGACCAACGTCGCCCTCCAGCTCGCCCGCCCGGCCGGGCAGCCCGCCCCCCAGGTCGCCGCGCTGCTGCGTTCCCGGCTTCTCCACGCCGACGGGATCAGCGACGTCGTCGTCACCGGGCCGGGCTTCCTCAACATCTCCCTCGGGGGCGCCGCGTCCGTCGAGGTCGTGGCGGAGGTTCTGCGATGCGGGGGCCGGTACGGGCACGGAGACTCCTTCACCGGGCAGGGAGTCGTACGGCTGGTCGCGGCCCGCGAAGTGCGCGCTGTCGTTCAGCTCGATGCCATGGCCCGGATCCTCCGGTCGCAGGGCGCCCTCGTGCACGCCGAGTGCGCGGGTCCGCTCCAGGCCGAGTGGGGGAGTGTGCTGGGCGTCCACGTCGACGGTGTCTGCGGTGAGAACGCCGAGGTCGGGGTTCGGCCCGTGCCCGCGCCCTCCGATCCGCTTCCCCTCGGCCGTGACGCCGCCCGCTGGGCCCTGCTGCATCCCGCGCCGCACGACCGGCCCCGGATCGGGGACGAGCATCTGGTGCAGCGTGAGAGCAACCCGCTGTTCCGGGTGCGGTACGCGCATGCCCGCAGTCGGGCGCTTGTACGTAATGCCGCCGATCTTGGGTTCACGGGAGAGCCGGGGGTCGTGGCGGACCAGCCGGCGCTGTGCCAGACCCTCGCCGACCACCCCCGCGTCCTCGCCGCCACCGCCGCGCACCGCGCCCCCGACCGCCTCGCCCGGTACCTCGTCGCCGTCGCCGACGCCCTCGCGCCCCTGCTGCCCGCCGTGCTGCCCCTCGGTGAGGAGAAACCCTCGGCCGTCCACCGTGCCCGGCTCGCCCTCGCCGAAGCCGCCGGGACGGTGCTGGCCGGCGGCCTGTCCCTGCTCGGCATCGAAGCACCCGAACATCTCTAG